A segment of the Deltaproteobacteria bacterium genome:
ATTGTCGTCGAGGGTAACCACTATTTTCCACCCGCGTCGATCAAGAAGGAGCTGTTTCGTGCCAGCGACACTCATACGACGTGTCATTGGAAGGGGGTCGCCAGCTACTACAGCATCGACGTTGGCGGCAAGGTGAATGTCGATGCAGCTTGGTTTTATCCCGAGCCAAAAGCCGCCGCGAAGCAGATCAAAGACTATGTCGCATTCTGGCGCGGCGTCAAAGTGAGCGAGTAATTTTCACTCGATGGCGGTTTCGTGGGGCTAGCGATTTGTGATATTCAAAAAATATTCAAGCTAAATTTTATCGAGGAGATATGGAATGGCAAGTCTAGAAGGTAAAAAGGCGCCAGACTTCACGCTCGAAGGCAACGACGGCAAGAAGCATTCACTGAGCGACTATAAGGGTAAGACAGTAGTGATGTTTTTCTACCCCAAAGACAGCACCCCTGGCTGAACCAAGGAGGCCTGCGGGTTCCGTGATTTGAACCCGTCCTTGAAAAAGAAAAACGTTGTGGTGTTGGGGGTGAGCAAAGACAGCATCGATTCGCACAACAAGTTCGCCGAGAAACACCAGCTGCCGTATGTTTTGTTGTCCGATCCCAAAACCGAGGCGATGAAAAAATATGGCGCCTTTGGGAAGAAAATGATGTATGGCAAAGAAGTGCAAGGGACGATTCGCTCAACCGTGATCATCGGGCCTAAAGGAGATATCGTCAAGCATTGGCCGGGGGTCAAAAAAGCCGACAGCCACCCTCAGGAAGTGGCCGACTGGCTGGCAAATCTATAATTTCTGATTCTGGTTCTTCGCAATAATTTCACCGGCGCGCCGAGCTGAGTCGCACGGCTGAGCCGGATCGTTAGCAAACGTCGATGCGGCGTGTTATTAACTTTTGCGTGTTTTCTGTTACCTATGATCACTATAGGAAATAACAATCGAGTCTGAATTCGGGGGGAGCATGTTAAGATCGTCAACCCGTTGCCAAATCCGGCAATCGTTTTTTTTGGCATACATCGTTACAGCACTCATTCTGGTCGCGTCGACGGCCACAGTCTCGGCCCAGCAGCTTCTCCGAGTGACGACCATTCCGGAAGAGGCTGCCACCGAACAGGTTCGTAAGTTCGGCCCGATCGTCAAGTATCTCGAACGGGTGCTCAACATGAAGGTTGAATTCACGCCGGTTACCGATTACCCGGCGGCGGTGGAAGCGCTGGTCAATAAGCAGGTGGAGCTGGTCTGGTTTGGCGGCTTCACCCATGTTCAGGCGCAGCTGCGCTCGGGCGGCAAGATTATTCCCATCGCGCAGCGCGAGGAGGACGCGCAGTTTCGCTCGGTCTTCATCGCCCAGACCAACTCCGGCATCAAGACGCTCAACGACCTGCGCGGCAAAGCGCTGAGCTTCGGTTCCCAGTCGAGCACCTCCGGCCACTTGATGCCGCGCAGTTTCTTGTTGCAGGCCAAAATCA
Coding sequences within it:
- a CDS encoding DUF427 domain-containing protein gives rise to the protein MKAIWENQILAESDKTIVVEGNHYFPPASIKKELFRASDTHTTCHWKGVASYYSIDVGGKVNVDAAWFYPEPKAAAKQIKDYVAFWRGVKVSE
- a CDS encoding peroxiredoxin, which gives rise to MASLEGKKAPDFTLEGNDGKKHSLSDYKGKTVVMFFYPKDSTPGUTKEACGFRDLNPSLKKKNVVVLGVSKDSIDSHNKFAEKHQLPYVLLSDPKTEAMKKYGAFGKKMMYGKEVQGTIRSTVIIGPKGDIVKHWPGVKKADSHPQEVADWLANL
- a CDS encoding putative selenate ABC transporter substrate-binding protein; the encoded protein is MLRSSTRCQIRQSFFLAYIVTALILVASTATVSAQQLLRVTTIPEEAATEQVRKFGPIVKYLERVLNMKVEFTPVTDYPAAVEALVNKQVELVWFGGFTHVQAQLRSGGKIIPIAQREEDAQFRSVFIAQTNSGIKTLNDLRGKALSFGSQSSTSGHLMPRSFLLQAKINPEKDLTRVAYSGAHDATIASVVSGRVDAAALDITVWRKFVDEKKVDTAKVDVFYTTPPFYNYNWSVHADMPAAQRDRIAKAFFDLDMNNPEGKEILTLNRATKYIPTRAENYKALETAGRSAELIK